A stretch of the Thalassotalea euphylliae genome encodes the following:
- a CDS encoding bifunctional aconitate hydratase 2/2-methylisocitrate dehydratase, producing MSLYSEYLAEIKSRKEELGLAPKPIDSAELLAEIIEQIKDQDNAHREESLNFFIYNTLPGTTSAAGTKAKFLKEIILGQVTVAEITPEFAFELLSHMKGGPSIEVLLDLALGEDASVSAPAADVLKTQVFLYDADTARLEAAYKAGNAVAKEILESYAKAEFFTKLPEVSEKIEVVTYVAGVGDISTDLLSPGHQSHSRADRELHGQCMITPEAQQEIVALQKEHPGKKVMLVAEKGTMGVGSSRMSGVNNVALWAGEQASPYVPFINIAPVVAGTNGIAPIFLTTVDVTGGIGLDLKNWVKKVDADGNTVTDANGDPVLEEAYSVATGTVLTIDTKAKKLFSGSEEVADVASAFTPQKQEFMKAGGSYAVTFGKKLQTFAAQALGVDAPVVYAAAKEISHEGQGLTAVEKIFNRNAVGVASDAPLHAGSNVRVKVNIVGSQDTTGPMTCQELEAMAASTISPLVDGAFQSGCHTASVWDSKAKANTPKLMAFMNAFGVITARDPKGVYHSMTDVIHKVLNDITVDDRAIIIGGDSHTRMSKGVAFGADSGTVAIALATGESAMPIPESVKVTFKGKMADHMDFRDIVHATQAQMLKQFEGENVFQGRVIEVHIGTLLADQAFTFTDWTAEMKAKASVCISNDETLIESIELAKSRIQIMIDKGMDNEAQTLAGLIKLADERIAGITSGETPALAPDENAKYYAEVEVDLDTIVEPMIADPDVNNEDVSKRYTHDVIRPVSFYNDRPVDLGFVGSCMVHKGDMQIIAQMFRNLEKQNGSIEFNAPLVVAPPTYNIVDELKAEGDWEILEKYSGFVFDDENPKGEARKSYENILYLERPGCNLCMGNQEKAEPGDTVIATSTRLFQGRVVADSAEKKGESLLGSTPLVVLSTILGRFPTMDEYTAAVEGIDLTRFAPPTEAMTTPASGAVAVKIADPS from the coding sequence ATGAGCTTGTATTCAGAATATTTAGCGGAAATCAAAAGCCGTAAAGAAGAGCTTGGTCTTGCACCTAAGCCAATTGATAGCGCTGAGCTATTAGCGGAAATTATCGAACAGATTAAAGATCAAGATAATGCACACCGTGAAGAATCATTAAACTTCTTCATCTACAACACACTACCAGGCACAACCAGTGCTGCTGGTACCAAAGCGAAATTCCTAAAAGAAATCATCCTAGGTCAAGTAACCGTTGCCGAGATCACACCTGAGTTCGCATTCGAACTACTTTCACACATGAAAGGTGGTCCTTCAATTGAAGTACTTCTTGACCTTGCATTAGGTGAGGATGCTTCAGTTTCTGCGCCTGCGGCAGACGTATTAAAAACACAAGTATTCTTATACGACGCTGACACTGCTCGCCTTGAAGCAGCATACAAAGCGGGTAACGCAGTAGCTAAAGAGATTTTAGAAAGCTACGCAAAAGCTGAATTCTTCACAAAATTACCTGAAGTTTCAGAGAAAATTGAAGTAGTAACTTACGTTGCTGGTGTTGGTGATATCTCAACTGACTTACTATCGCCAGGTCACCAATCTCACTCACGCGCTGACCGTGAGTTACACGGTCAATGTATGATTACGCCTGAAGCACAACAAGAAATCGTTGCACTTCAAAAAGAGCACCCTGGTAAAAAAGTCATGCTAGTTGCTGAAAAAGGCACTATGGGTGTTGGCTCATCACGTATGTCTGGTGTGAACAACGTAGCACTTTGGGCTGGTGAGCAAGCTTCACCATACGTACCGTTCATCAACATTGCACCAGTAGTTGCAGGTACTAACGGTATTGCACCAATTTTCTTAACAACAGTTGATGTAACTGGTGGTATTGGTCTTGACCTTAAGAACTGGGTGAAGAAAGTAGACGCTGACGGTAACACGGTTACTGACGCAAATGGCGACCCAGTGTTAGAAGAAGCCTACTCTGTAGCTACAGGTACAGTGCTGACTATCGATACTAAAGCGAAGAAATTATTCAGCGGTAGCGAAGAAGTTGCTGACGTTGCTTCTGCATTCACACCACAAAAGCAAGAGTTCATGAAAGCGGGTGGTTCTTACGCGGTGACTTTTGGTAAGAAGTTACAAACGTTCGCTGCCCAAGCGTTAGGTGTAGATGCACCTGTTGTATACGCAGCAGCAAAAGAAATCTCTCACGAAGGTCAAGGCTTAACGGCTGTTGAGAAAATCTTCAACCGTAACGCGGTAGGTGTTGCATCTGATGCGCCATTACACGCAGGTTCTAACGTACGTGTTAAAGTAAACATCGTTGGTTCTCAAGATACAACAGGTCCTATGACGTGTCAGGAATTAGAAGCGATGGCTGCTTCTACAATTTCTCCTCTTGTTGACGGTGCATTCCAATCAGGTTGTCACACGGCATCAGTATGGGACAGCAAAGCAAAAGCTAACACGCCTAAGCTAATGGCATTTATGAATGCATTCGGTGTAATCACAGCCCGTGATCCGAAAGGCGTTTACCACTCAATGACTGATGTTATTCACAAAGTATTGAACGACATCACGGTTGACGATCGCGCCATCATCATCGGTGGTGACTCACATACGCGTATGTCTAAAGGTGTCGCATTCGGTGCTGACTCAGGTACGGTAGCGATTGCACTTGCTACAGGTGAGTCTGCAATGCCAATTCCAGAGTCAGTAAAAGTTACCTTCAAAGGTAAAATGGCTGATCACATGGACTTCCGCGATATCGTTCACGCAACGCAAGCACAAATGCTTAAGCAGTTCGAAGGTGAAAACGTATTCCAAGGTCGCGTAATCGAAGTACACATTGGTACTTTACTAGCTGACCAAGCGTTCACGTTCACTGACTGGACAGCGGAAATGAAGGCGAAAGCATCTGTTTGTATCTCAAATGATGAAACATTAATTGAGTCTATCGAGCTTGCAAAATCTCGTATCCAAATCATGATCGATAAGGGTATGGATAACGAAGCACAAACATTAGCTGGCTTAATCAAGTTAGCTGATGAACGTATCGCTGGTATTACGTCTGGTGAAACACCTGCGCTAGCACCAGATGAAAACGCTAAATACTACGCAGAAGTTGAAGTTGATTTGGACACAATCGTTGAACCAATGATTGCTGACCCAGACGTTAACAACGAAGACGTTTCTAAGCGTTACACCCACGATGTAATTCGCCCTGTTTCATTCTACAACGACCGCCCTGTTGATTTAGGCTTCGTTGGTTCTTGTATGGTTCACAAAGGTGATATGCAAATTATCGCGCAAATGTTCCGTAACTTAGAGAAGCAAAACGGTTCAATCGAATTCAATGCACCACTTGTTGTTGCTCCACCAACGTACAACATCGTTGACGAGTTAAAAGCTGAAGGTGATTGGGAAATTCTAGAGAAATACTCTGGCTTCGTATTTGACGATGAAAACCCGAAAGGTGAAGCACGTAAGAGCTACGAAAACATCTTATACCTTGAGCGCCCGGGCTGTAACTTATGTATGGGCAACCAAGAAAAAGCAGAACCAGGTGACACGGTAATCGCTACTTCTACTCGCCTATTCCAAGGTCGTGTTGTAGCCGATAGCGCAGAGAAGAAAGGTGAATCGTTACTAGGTTCAACACCACTAGTAGTACTTTCAACTATCTTAGGTCGCTTCCCGACGATGGATGAGTACACAGCGGCTGTTGAAGGTATCGACCTAACACGTTTCGCGCCACCTACTGAAGCGATGACAACACCAGCTTCTGGTGCAGTTGCAGTTAAGATTGCTGATCCTAGCTAA